One window of the Macaca thibetana thibetana isolate TM-01 chromosome 1, ASM2454274v1, whole genome shotgun sequence genome contains the following:
- the LOC126941162 gene encoding uncharacterized protein LOC126941162 isoform X2 yields the protein MAILVASLIRNRRGAKEASCVEPQSESGNDFKLKRRRRTELPFHSGVISELGWSLTGSAEEGRVGTHCPFALPPSPAEADSAGARVAELGDFSLDIVLEPDF from the exons atggcaattttaGTTGCTTCACTGATACGGAATCGGCGAGGCGCTAAGGAGGCTTCCTGCGTGGAGCCGCAGAGCGAGTCGGGAAACGATTTTAAACTGAAGAGGCGGCGGAGGACCGAATTGCCTTTTCACAGCGGCGTGATTTCAGAGCTGGGCTGGTCTCTGACAGGCTCAGCTGAAGAGGGACGGGTTGGGACGCACTGTCCTTTTGCCCTTCCCCCTTCGCCAGCAGAAGCTGACTCGGCAGGAGCGAGGGTCGCAGAGCTGG gGGATTTCAGTCTCGACATAGTTTTGGAGCCGGACTTTTGA
- the LOC126941162 gene encoding uncharacterized protein LOC126941162 isoform X1 has product MAILVASLIRNRRGAKEASCVEPQSESGNDFKLKRRRRTELPFHSGVISELGWSLTGSAEEGRVGTHCPFALPPSPAEADSAGARVAELGERKCPSQSEVAGPAPRLREWRSSWGISVST; this is encoded by the exons atggcaattttaGTTGCTTCACTGATACGGAATCGGCGAGGCGCTAAGGAGGCTTCCTGCGTGGAGCCGCAGAGCGAGTCGGGAAACGATTTTAAACTGAAGAGGCGGCGGAGGACCGAATTGCCTTTTCACAGCGGCGTGATTTCAGAGCTGGGCTGGTCTCTGACAGGCTCAGCTGAAGAGGGACGGGTTGGGACGCACTGTCCTTTTGCCCTTCCCCCTTCGCCAGCAGAAGCTGACTCGGCAGGAGCGAGGGTCGCAGAGCTGGGTGAGCGGAAATGTCCCTCCCAGAGTGAAGTCGCAGGGCCCGCCCCGCGTCTGAGGGAGTGGAGGTCTTCCTGG gGGATTTCAGTCTCGACATAG